The Pseudomonas protegens genome contains the following window.
AGCTCGCGGGTCGGGTCGTAGGACACGTTGAGCAGCTCGTAATCCTTGGCAACGGCGGAACCGGCAAAAACGGCGCTGGCGAGGGCGGCCAGGGCATAACGGCGAATCGACGACATGATGGAGCTCCCGAAATTTTTTAATGTGCTGGCATTTTTCTTATGGCGAATCAGGCCCGCATTCGTGGGTGAATGCTGGGGTTCAGACTGGGGGTCATGGATGACGCCCTCCGGTTGTCCAGTCGGGCCTCTCGCGGGCGAGAGGGTGCTGCGGTATTGGGCGGGGCGGCGTTAGCCGGGCTTGTGGCCGGGCTGTTGCAGGCGGAATTTTTCCTTGCGTTCGATCTGCACGACCTGGGCGTTGTGCACGGTGATTTCCACCGCGCCAAAGCGCAGGTCGCGCAGGGCGCTTTGAATTTCCCGCAAGATGGTTGCTTCGT
Protein-coding sequences here:
- the oscA gene encoding sulfur starvation response protein OscA; amino-acid sequence: MSASLRSVDGQDEATILREIQSALRDLRFGAVEITVHNAQVVQIERKEKFRLQQPGHKPG